One window of Lytechinus variegatus isolate NC3 chromosome 2, Lvar_3.0, whole genome shotgun sequence genomic DNA carries:
- the LOC121409752 gene encoding uncharacterized protein LOC121409752 has protein sequence MAGRDEREVEHGGDIDLGDTVFRDLSESMNSQSGDDRTIFSQPALIAAQQSAADLKGLYHVALTAGEAEKVSQCYYIKSGVLMRKWCPPGRPADEDWVAVDQVVVPPQYRAEILRLAHDIPLAGHLGVRKTVARIRAHFYWPGLRKCVSEYCKSCHVCQVVGKPQHHIKPAPLIPIPVFPEQFSRVLIDCVGPLPKTKAGYQYLLTVMDSTTRFPEAFPLRNIKAKTVIDALLVFFTRYGLPQDIQSDRGSNFTSSVFQEVMHQLGIKQVNSSPYHPQSQGALERYHQTLKTMIKSYCSENTGDWEKGIPFLLFASRDTPNESTGFTPFELVFGHEPRGPLKVVKEHMLSESEVESGNVLDYVSQFRERLLRACELAGEHLRSSQGVMKARADKKAEPRSFEPGSKVLVLLPIQGEPLRAKFSGPYVVEKNLGKETYLVSTPDRRKTKRVCHINMLKKYYDRDEVATVAVVCEKAAEHIPGELEIPVEAEIGEGMSGKVNNSHVMANPSKILGHLSDFEQQDVVQILLDYPEVCGDKLGYTGEAIHDVDVGDHLPIKQHPYRLNPRKKSQVRKELEYMLACGVIEPSQSCWSSPVVLVPKPDGSQRFCIDYRKVNAVTKPDSFPLPRIEDCIDQIGNARYITKLDLMKGYWQVPLTERAREISAFVTPQGLFQCRVMPFGMRNAPATFQRLMNCVIAGLDNVVVYLDDILVVSDTWSDHLTCLRDVFVRLTKAGLVVNLSKCEFAQATVTYLGHVVGHGCVAPREAKVQAIVDFPAPSTKKEVMRFLGMCGFYRKFVPNFSDIVVPLTDLLKKGTKFDWTKPCEIAFQKLKAVLISKPVLQAPNFEHPFLLATDASEVGVGAVLLQLDEEGFMKPVSYFSKKLDVHQQRYSTVEKECLGLVLAVQHFDVYLSSCPDVTVFTDHNPLTFLERFRNKNQRLFRWSLFLQPYGLNVTHIKGNDNVIADALSRV, from the coding sequence ATGGCAGGGCGAGATGAGAGAGAGGTTGAACATGGTGGTGACATAGATTTAGGGGATACAGTTTTTAGAGATCTGAGTGAGAGTATGAATAGTCAGTCTGGTGATGATAGGACTATTTTCAGCCAGCCTGCCTTGATTGCAGCCCAACAGTCAGCTGCGGACTTGAAAGGTTTGTATCATGTTGCTCTGACAGCAGGAGAGGCAGAGAAGGTCTCACAGTGTTATTACATTAAGTCTGGTGTGTTGATGCGGAAATGGTGTCCTCCTGGTCgcccagctgatgaagattgggtGGCCGTGGATCAGGTTGTTGTCCCGCCCCAGTATCGAGCAGAGATTCTAAGGTTAGCTCATGATATTCCCCTTGCTGGACACCTAGGTGTGAGGAAGACAGTGGCCAGGATTAGGGCCCATTTCTACTGGCCTGGGCTTAGGAAGTGTGTGTCTGAGTATTGTAAGTCATGTCATGTCTGTCAGGTGGTGGGCAAGCCACAACATCACATCAAGCCAGCCCCACTTATTCCAATTCCTGTTTTTCCTGAACAATTTAGCCGTGTATTGATAGATTGTGTTGGCCCATTGCCAAAAACCAAGGCAGGTTATCAGTACTTGCTTACTGTCATGGATTCAACCACACGTTTTCCAGAAGCTTTTCCATTGAGGAACATTAAGGCTAAGACAGTTATTGATGCCCTCTTGGTGTTTTTCACACGCTATGGACTCCCTCAAGACATCCAGTCGGATAGGGGTTCTAATTTCACATCTAGTGTATTCCAGGAAGTGATGCATCAATTAGGAATCAAGCAGGTGAACTCATCACCTTACCACCCACAGTCGCAGGGTGCCCTTGAGAGATACCATCAGACCTTAAAGACAATGATCAAGTCTTATTGCTCTGAGAACACTGGAGACTGGGAAAAGGGTATTCCTTTCCTCTTATTTGCTTCTCGTGATACTCCTAATGAATCTACAGGATTCACCCCATTTGAGCTTGTGTTTGGCCATGAGCCAAGAGGTCCTCTCAAGGTAGTGAAGGAGCACATGTTGTCAGAGTCTGAGGTGGAGAGTGGGAATGTGCTTGATTATGTGTCACAATTTCGTGAAAGACTCTTGAGGGCGTGTGAACTCGCGGGGGAACATTTGAGGTCGTCTCAAGGTGTAATGAAGGCCCGTGCAGATAAGAAGGCAGAACCTCGCTCATTTGAGCCTGGTAGCAAAGTCCTTGTGTTACTGCCCATCCAGGGTGAACCTCTCAGAGCTAAGTTCAGTGGGCCTTATGTGGTAGAGAAGAACTTGGGTAAGGAAACCTATCTTGTGAGTACTCCAGACAGGAGAAAAACAAAGAGGGTTTGCCACATTAATATGCTGAAGAAGTATTATGATCGTGACGAGGTGGCGACAGTTGCTGTTGTTTGTGAAAAGGCAGCAGAACATATTCCTGGAGAACTTGAAATCCCAGTGGAAGCGGAGATTGGTGAAGGGATGTCTGGAAAGGTGAATAATTCACATGTGATGGCTAATCCCTCAAAGATATTGGGTCATCTATCAGATTTTGAACAGCAGGATGTAGTACAAATACTTCTTGATTACCCTGAAGTATGTGGAGATAAGTTGGGATATACCGGAGAGGCTATTCATGATGTTGATGTAGGCGATCATCTGCCTATTAAACAACATCCCTACCGTTTGAATCCAAGAAAGAAGAGCCAGGTGCGGAAGGAACTTGAGTATATGCTTGCATGTGGTGTCATTGAGCCTAGTCAGAGCTGTTGGAGCTCACCTGTAGTTCTTGTTCCAAAACCAGATGGGAGTCAGCGTTTTTGCATTGACTACAGGAAAGTTAATGCTGTAACAAAACCTGACTCGTTTCCGCTACCTCGTATTGAGGATTGCATTGATCAGATTGGCAATGCAAGGTATATCACAAAGCTGGATCTGATGAAAGGTTATTGGCAGGTGCCATTAACAGAGAGGGCAAGGGAAATCTCTGCATTTGTTACCCCGCAGGGGTTATTCCAGTGTCGGGTTATGCCCTTTGGCATGCGGAATGCTCCAGCAACATTTCAACGGCTCATGAATTGTGTAATCGCAGGACTTGACAATGTTGTAGTATATCTTGATGATATTCTAGTAGTTAGTGATACCTGGTCAGATCATCTAACTTGCTTGAGAGATGTGTTTGTCAGATTGACCAAGGCAGGACTTGTTGTGAATTTGTCAAAGTGTGAATTTGCGCAGGCGACAGTTACTTACTTGGGTCATGTAGTAGGGCATGGATGCGTTGCCCCACGAGAGGCAAAGGTCCAAGCTATTGTGGATTTCCCTGCCCCTTCCACAAAGAAGGAGGTGATGAGGTTTCTGGGCATGTGTGGATTTTACCGCAAGTTTGTTCCTAATTTCAGTGACATTGTTGTTCCTCTTACAGATCTTCTCAAGAAGGGGACTAAGTTTGATTGGACCAAACCCTGTGAGATTGCCTTTCAGAAATTGAAAGCTGTTCTGATCTCAAAGCCTGTGTTGCAGGCTCCTAACTTTGAGCATCCGTTCCTACTGGCCACTGATGCAAGTGAGGTAGGAGTTGGTGCAGTTCTCCTTCAGTTGGATGAAGAGGGTTTCATGAAACCTGTGAGCTACTTTTCGAAGAAGCTTGATGTACACCAGCAAAGATACTCTACGGTAGAGAAGGAGTGCCTAGGTCTGGTGCTGGCAGTTCAACACTTTGATGTGTATTTGAGTAGCTGCCCCGATGTGACCGTTTTCACGGATCACAATCCACTAACCTTCCTCGAAAGGTTTAGGAACAAGAATCAGAGACTGTTCCGTTGGAGTCTGTTTCTTCAGCCTTATGGGCTGAACGTGACTCATATCAAAGGAAATGACAATGTTATTGCGGATGCGCTTTCTAGAGTTTAG